Proteins encoded together in one Triticum dicoccoides isolate Atlit2015 ecotype Zavitan chromosome 7B, WEW_v2.0, whole genome shotgun sequence window:
- the LOC119336704 gene encoding auxin response factor 18-like: protein MITFVDSAAGERERGEGPRCLDPQLWHACAGGMVQMPPPGSRVYYFPQGHAEHAQGQAGAVDFPPGARLQALVLCRVAAVRFMADPDTDEVFAKIRLVPARPQDDADDAIAAAAAGQEDKPASFAKTLTQSDANNGGGFSVPRYCAETIFPRLDYSADPPVQTVLAKDVHGVVWKFRHIYRGTPRRHLLTTGWSSFVNQKKLVAGDSIVFMRTENGDLCVGIRRAKKGGIGGPELLPPPPPAATGNYGGFSMFLRGEEDGGNKMMGARGKVKVRVRPEEVAEAANLAASGQPFDVLYYPRASTPEFCVRAAAVRAAMRTQWCPGMRFKMAFETEDSSRISWFMGTVSAVQVADPIRWPNSPWRLLQVTWDEPDLLQNVKRVSPWLVELVSNMPAIHLAPFSPPRKKLCVPFYPDLPVDGQFPAPMFHGNPLGRGGVGPMCYFPDGTPAGIQGARHAQFGISLSDLHLNKLQSSLSPHGLHQVDHGGQPRIAAGLIIGHPAARDDISCMLTIGNHQSNNKSDVKKASPQLMLFGKPILTEQQITLGNSGGFSPSAARKSSSEMSAEKSANNSDLPSPQSNQNGTTKNLSCRGVPLCQDNKVLDLGLDTGHCKIFMQSEDVGRTLDLTAVGSYEELYCRLSDMFGMEKAELMSHVFYRDAAGALKHTGDEPFSDFTKTARRLTILTDTSGDSSVAS, encoded by the exons atgatTACGTTCGTGGACTCGGCGGCGGGGGAGCGGGAGAGGGGGGAGGGGCCGCGCTGCCTGGACCCGCAGCTGTGGCACGCCTGCGCCGGCGGCATGGTGCAGATGCCACCGCCCGGCTCCAGGGTCTACTACTTCCCGCAGGGCCACGCGGAGCACGCGCAGGGCCAGGCCGGCGCCGTCGACTTCCCGCCGGGGGCCCGCCTCCAGGCGCTCGTCCTCTGCCGCGTCGCCGCCGTCCGCTTCATGGCCGATCCGGACACCGATGAGGTCTTCGCCAAGATCCGCCTCGTCCCCGCCCGGCCCcaggacgacgccgacgacgccattgccgccgccgccgccgggcagGAGGACAAGCCCGCCTCCTTCGCCAAGACGCTCACGCAGTCCGACGCCAACAACGGCGGCGGCTTCTCCGTGCCGCGCTACTGCGCCGAGACCATCTTCCCGCGGCTCGACTACTCCGCCGACCCGCCCGTCCAGACCGTGCTCGCCAAGGACGTGCACGGCGTCGTCTGGAAGTTCCGCCACATCTACCGCGGcacgccccgccgccacctcctcACCACGGGGTGGAGCTCCTTCGTCAACCAGAAGAAGCTCGTCGCCGGGGACTCCATCGTCTTCATGAGGACCGAGAACGGGGATCTCTGCGTCGGCATCCGCCGCGCCAAGAAAGGGGGCATCGGCGGCCCGGAGCTGCTGCCCCCGCCCCCGCCGGCGGCGACCGGCAATTACGGGGGATTCTCCATGTTCCTGAGGGGGGAGGAGGACGGCGGCAACAAGATGATGGGGGCgagggggaaggtgaaggtgagggTGCGGCCGGAGGAGGTCGCCGAGGCGGCCAATCTTGCCGCCAGCGGGCAGCCGTTCGACGTGCTCTACTACCCGAGGGCGAGCACGCCGGAGTTCTGCGTGAGGGCGGCCGCGGTCAGGGCGGCGATGCGCACCCAGTGGTGCCCCGGCATGAGGTTCAAGATGGCCTTCGAGACGGAGGACTCGTCCAGGATCAGCTGGTTCATGGGGACTGTGTCGGCCGTGCAGGTGGCCGACCCCATTCGATGGCCCAATTCACCTTGGAGACTTCTTCAG GTGACTTGGGATGAACCGGACCTGCTacagaatgtgaagagggtgagtcCATGGCTGGTTGAGCTGGTCTCAAACATGCCGGCCATTCACCTCGCTCCGTTCTCGCCGCCTCGGAAGAAGCTCTGTGTTCCGTTCTACCCCGACCTCCCGGTCGACGGCCAGTTTCCGGCCCCGATGTTCCACGGAAACCCACTCGGACGCGGCGGCGTCGGTCCGATGTGCTATTTCCCGGACGGCACTCCTGCAGGCATACAGGGAGCCAGGCATGCTCAATTTGgtatatctttatcagatctccacCTTAACAAACTGCAGTCGAGTCTGTCACCGCACGGGCTTCACCAGGTCGATCACGGCGGGCAGCCGAGGATCGCCGCTGGGCTCATCATCGGTCACCCGGCTGCGCGAGACGACATCTCGTGCATGCTGACCATTGGCAATCACCAGAGCAACAACAAGTCAGATGTCAAGAAGGCTTCACCCCAGCTGATGCTCTTTGGGAAACCCATACTCACTGAGCAGCAGATCACTTTAGGCAACTCTGGGGGTTTCTCTCCATCTGCTGCTAGGAAGAGCTCCTCTGAAATGAGTGCCGAGAAGTCGGCGAATAACTCTGATCTTCCAAGCCCACAAAGCAACCAGAATGGCACTACGAAGAACTTGTCCTGTCGAGGAGTTCCATTGTGCCAGGACAACAAGGTACTCGATCTCGGGCTGGATACCGGGCACTGCAAGATATTCATGCAATCAGAGGACGTCGGGCGCACACTTGATCTCACTGCTGTTGGCTCGTACGAAGAGTTATATTGCCGGCTTTCCGACATGTTCGGTATGGAAAAAGCCGAGCTGATGAGCCATGTTTTCTACCGTGATGCAGCCGGGGCGCTCAAACACACCGGAGATGAACCTTTCAG tgacttcacgaagacggCGCGTAGGCTGACCATACTAACGGACACGAGCGGCGACAGCAGCGTAGCGAGCTAG